In Leuconostocaceae bacterium ESL0723, the following proteins share a genomic window:
- a CDS encoding VIT family protein translates to MAKDNNLMERNNIIRAGVMGGNDGILSVSGIILGVAGATTNTGSILLAGFAGTLAGMVSMAMGEYVSVSSQHDAQMKVSQVQTRALANDYSGEFDFVAEKYENVGISKELARQATKEMMDKDALVTTVRERYGFSPNSVLSAGGAAIASFISFPLGATLPMAAMAVTPVYWRNQVTFLAVLAALVLTGYFAARLNGADRKHSVLRNVTAGIFTMIVTFAIGSLFR, encoded by the coding sequence ATGGCAAAAGACAATAACTTAATGGAACGTAATAATATCATCCGGGCCGGCGTCATGGGTGGTAATGATGGGATCCTCTCCGTTTCCGGAATTATCCTCGGGGTGGCAGGGGCCACGACCAACACTGGCAGTATTCTCTTAGCCGGTTTTGCCGGCACCCTGGCCGGCATGGTTTCAATGGCCATGGGCGAATATGTATCAGTATCTTCCCAGCACGATGCCCAGATGAAGGTTAGCCAGGTGCAGACCCGGGCCCTGGCCAACGACTACAGCGGCGAATTTGACTTTGTCGCTGAAAAGTACGAAAACGTTGGAATTTCTAAGGAACTCGCCCGCCAGGCGACCAAGGAAATGATGGATAAGGATGCCCTGGTCACCACGGTGCGCGAGCGCTACGGTTTTTCACCAAACTCAGTTCTAAGTGCTGGGGGTGCCGCAATTGCTTCCTTTATTAGCTTCCCACTCGGCGCAACCCTGCCAATGGCGGCGATGGCCGTTACCCCGGTTTACTGGCGTAACCAGGTCACCTTCTTAGCCGTTTTGGCGGCCCTGGTGCTGACTGGTTACTTCGCTGCCCGTCTAAACGGGGCGGACCGGAAGCACTCAGTTTTGCGGAA
- a CDS encoding Fur family transcriptional regulator, protein MDADKLRQILQKRGLKATQQRLTLLEYLMTHETHPTAEMIHKDLTDISLATIYNTLEKLVEVKLVAIIEGVSDGKRHYDYFGDPHYHIINTKTEEIIDADNFDPTVLLQAAREASGLNITDYRIEVYGVDPKDAK, encoded by the coding sequence ATGGACGCTGATAAACTTCGACAAATCCTACAAAAGCGCGGTCTCAAGGCTACTCAGCAACGATTGACCCTCCTAGAATATTTGATGACTCACGAAACGCATCCAACCGCGGAAATGATTCATAAGGACTTAACTGACATCAGCTTGGCCACGATTTACAACACCTTGGAAAAATTAGTTGAGGTAAAATTAGTCGCCATCATCGAAGGTGTTTCCGATGGTAAGCGGCACTACGACTACTTTGGTGACCCCCACTACCACATCATCAACACCAAGACCGAGGAAATCATCGATGCCGATAACTTCGATCCGACTGTTCTTTTACAGGCAGCCCGGGAAGCCAGCGGCCTCAATATTACCGACTACCGCATTGAAGTCTACGGCGTTGATCCCAAAGACGCCAAGTAA